The Pseudomonas cucumis sequence AACGTCGTTGCTCGGCGTCGGAACGTTGACGCTGCCGGTGGTGTTGCCAGCGGCGATGGTGATGGTCGAACCGTTGGACAAGTTGACGGTGACCGGCGTCTGCGCCGGGTTGGTCAGGGTCGCGGTGTAGGTGATCTGACCGCCTTCGGTGACGGTCGAGCCGGCTGTCAGCGTGACGGTGGTGGTGTCAGGCGAATCGGTAATGGTGGTGACAGCCGGCGTCGGGCTCGGCACCAGGTTTTCGAAGTTGCCGCCAGTCGTCCCGGTAATTGTGGTGCTGACGGTACTGCCGTTGTTGTAGACGTCATTGGCCGGTGTCGGAACGTTGACGCTGCCGGTGGTGTTGCCAGCGGCGATGGTGATGGTCGAACCGTTGGACAAGGTGACGGTGACCGGCGTCTGCGCCGGGTTGGTCAATGTCGCGGTGTAGGTGATCTGACCGCCTTCGGTAACGGTCGAGCCCGCTGTCAGTGTGACGGTGGTGGTGTCGACGGTGTCGGTGACCTGGGTCACGGCCGGAACGGTCGGCGGGGTGACCACGATACCGCTGCCGCCCGTGGTGCCGGTGACGGTCACGTTGATCTGGGTCGGATCGTTATAAACAGTGTCGTTCGGTGCCAGCGGGACGTTGACGGTGCCGGTGGTTTGGCCGGCTGCGATCACGATCACCGAGCCGTTGGACAGGGTAATGGTCAGGTCGGTCAGAGGCGCCTGGGTCAGGGTCGCGGTGTAAACCAGCACGCCACCGGCCTCGGTGATGGTCGGCGTGGCGCTCAGGCTCAGGGTCGATTCGCGCAGGGCATTGGTGCTGGTGTCGGCAGTCTGGCCGCCGGTGGTGTCTTGTGTTGCCAACGCGGCAGTGGCGAGGCCTTCAGTCGGGAAGCCGATAGTCGGGTCGACCCGGCCAGCGGTTGCTTCCAGGGCCACGAAACTGTGGCCGCCACCGGCAGCGCCGCCCGAGCTCGCAGCCGTAGGGCCGGCGGCGGTGGCTTCAAGGGCGGTGGTCGGGTCGACGCCGGCGGCGATGGCTTGTTGCAATTCGTCAACCGATGGCGCGGCTTGTGCAGTGGCTTGCGCAAGGTCGGTGCTGGAATCCGGATCGCTGCCGCTCCACTGAGTGTCGCGGCCCAGGTCCAGCGTGCGGCCATCAGCCAGTTCGAGTGTAATGGCACCAGCGGCACCGGTGTCTACCTGATCGCCGACCAACAACCGGTCGCCTTCAACGAGTACGCGGCGGATGCCTTCTGGCGACACCGCGAAAACCTGACCAACAATGCTTTTGACGATGGCAACAACACTGCTCATTGAAGACTCTCCGGGTGTCACGTTCAGTTGACTTCCATGAACCGCTCGGCGTGATAGCCGATCGGGGCTGGACGTACTTTCTAGATATTTGCTGCATAAGTTTGACGCGTAATTCGTCAATAATTTGGCTATATTTTTTCGAAATTAACTTTATGCCAAACTATTGACCTTAAGGGAGCCATCCTAAACAATCGTCCCAGTAATGTCACATTGATATTTAAGCGGCGACCTGTCCTACAGCGTGTGATCCAGTTCCGTTTTTGAACTTTCCGACATACGGTCATTCCGGTTGCCATCATGCGATGCAGCGCCAGGTTCTGCAGTGATTCAAGACAAGAAGTCCCGGGAAATTCCAACTATGCGTTTGCACCTGTTCAAGGTTCTACCCTTCGCCCTTGCCGCCAGCTTTGTTCAGGCGCAAAGCCTCCCGCAGGCCATGCAGCAGGCGCTGGATGTCCATCCGGAAATTCAGGCTGGGGTTAACAGCCGATTGGCCGCGGATTATCAGTTAAAGGCCGCCAAAGGTGGATACCTGCCAAGGGTCGATCTGCTCGGTGGTTATGGTCGCGAAGGCACCGACAGCGTCACCACCCGGGCCGCCGGCAACAACAATCACTGGGAAACGCTGAACCGCAGCGAGTCAAGTTTACGTCTGTCGCAGATGGTTTTTGACGGTTTTGCGACTTCCAGCGAAGTGGGGCGTCAACAAGCCACCGTTAATTCCCGCGCTTATTCCTTGCTGGGCACGTCGGAACGTACCGGGCTGACCGTCGCTCAGGTTTATCTCGATGTATTGACCCGCCGTGAATTCGTGCGCCTGGCCGAAGACAACCTGAAGAACCACGAACGGATTCTTGACCAGATCAAGTTGCGCACCCAACGCGGCGTGGGCAGCGGCGCCGACCTCGATCAGGCTGACGCGCGTATGGCCCAGGCCCGCAACAACCTGATCACTGAACAGACCAACCTGGCCGATGCCGAAACCAACTACCTCAGCGCCGTCGGCCAGATGCCCGATCAACTGGAGCGGCCTGCCGATTTCATGGCGCTGTTGCCGGCCAATCTGAATGAAGCCCGGGCGCAGATGCTGGAAAACAGCCCGATCCTGCGCTCCGCCGAATCCGATATCGCTGCCGCCGAGAAACAGTACGAAGCCGCCAAGTCGAGCTTCTACCCGCGCTTCGATGCCGAACTGGGTCGCAGCGCCGACAATGATCTCGACGGTCAGAATGGTCACAGCAACGAATGGCAGGCCATGTTGCGCATGCGCTTCAATTTGTTCGCCGGTGGCAGCAACAAGGCTGATCTGGAATCCAAGTCCTACCTGTCGAACCAGGCGCTGGATATTCGCAACAACGCCCTGCGCGTGTTGAACGAAGAACTGGGCCTGGCCTGGAACGCCCTGAACAACGCCAACGCCCAAGTGCCGATCGCCCAGCAATATGTCGATCGCAGCGCCAGTGTGCGCAGTGCTTATCAGAAGCAGTTCAGCCTCGGCGAACGCACCTTGCTCGACCTGCTCGACAGTGAAAACGAGCTCTTCAGCGCTTCCCGTCGGCTGGCCGAGATCAAAAACATTCAGTTATTTACTCAGTACCGAATCAAGGCGACCATGGGCGAATTGCTCAAAAGTCAGGGCGTAGTCGCACCGTTGGCATCCGTTGTGCAAAACGACGTGAAACCCAAAGTCCAGTTGCCCGGGATGAATTGAGTCCTTCCCCATTTCAATCGTTAGCCAAGAGTGTCGAGCGTGGAATCAGAAGTCAGTCGAGTTCAACTCATTCATGATCCGCGCGCGCTGCATGACGATCCGTTACTGGACGGCCTGCTAGCCCTTTGCACTTTGCACCAGAAACCGGCCAGCGCCGCGATGCTGACCACCGGCCTGCCGCTGCCCAAACAACGCCTGAGCGTCGAACTGCTGCCCCGCGCGGCCGCTCGCGCCGGGCTGCAGGGGCGGGTGTTGCAACGCAAGCTGGAGCAGATTCCGGCGATTGCCATGCCGGCGCTGTTGCTGCTCAAGGACGGTCGCAGCGCGGTGTTGCTCGGCTGGCACGGTGAAGACCAGGCCCGTCTGCTGCTTAGCGAAAGCGATGGTGGTGAGGTTTGCGTCAGCCGTGAACTGCTCGCCGACGATTACAGCGGCAAAGTCTTCTTCGCCCAACCCCAACACAAATTCGACGTTAACCACGGCCCGCTGATCCCACGTGCGCGTTCGTGGTTTCGCGACACCCTCAAGCGTTCGCGCTGGTTGTACGCCGACGCCATCGCTGCCAGTTTTCTGATCAACATCATTGCCATGGCCGCGCCGCTGTTCGTGATGAATGTCTACGACCGCGTGGTGCCGAACCAGGCCGAGTCGACCCTGTGGGTCCTGGCCATCGGCATCACGGGCGCTTACCTGTTCGACCTGATCCTCAAGAGCCTGCGCAGCCTGTGCCTGGACCTGGCCGGCAAGAAAACCGACCTGATCATCTCCGCGACGCTGTTCGAGCGCATCGTCGGCATGGCCATGAAGTACCGTCCGGCGCGAGTCGGCAGCTTCGCCCAGAACATTCATGAGTTTCAGAGCCTGCGCGACTTCCTTGCGTCGCTGACCCTCACCAGCCTGATCGACCTTCCGTTTACGCTGCTGATCTTCATGGTCATCGCGATCCTCGGTGGGCATCTGGTGTGGATTCCGGTGCTGGCGTTCCCGATTGCGCTACTGATCGGTTATGCCTTGCAGAAGCCGCTGGTGGCGACCATGGAGCGAACCATGGCCCTGGGAGCCGAGCGCCAGTCGAGCCTGATCGAAACCCTTGCCGGCCTCGATGCGGTGAAGGTCAACAACGCCGAAAGCGAACGCCAGTACCAGTGGGAGCAGACCATTGGCACCCTCAGCCGCCTCGAACTG is a genomic window containing:
- a CDS encoding TolC family outer membrane protein, coding for MRLHLFKVLPFALAASFVQAQSLPQAMQQALDVHPEIQAGVNSRLAADYQLKAAKGGYLPRVDLLGGYGREGTDSVTTRAAGNNNHWETLNRSESSLRLSQMVFDGFATSSEVGRQQATVNSRAYSLLGTSERTGLTVAQVYLDVLTRREFVRLAEDNLKNHERILDQIKLRTQRGVGSGADLDQADARMAQARNNLITEQTNLADAETNYLSAVGQMPDQLERPADFMALLPANLNEARAQMLENSPILRSAESDIAAAEKQYEAAKSSFYPRFDAELGRSADNDLDGQNGHSNEWQAMLRMRFNLFAGGSNKADLESKSYLSNQALDIRNNALRVLNEELGLAWNALNNANAQVPIAQQYVDRSASVRSAYQKQFSLGERTLLDLLDSENELFSASRRLAEIKNIQLFTQYRIKATMGELLKSQGVVAPLASVVQNDVKPKVQLPGMN
- a CDS encoding type I secretion system permease/ATPase, yielding MESEVSRVQLIHDPRALHDDPLLDGLLALCTLHQKPASAAMLTTGLPLPKQRLSVELLPRAAARAGLQGRVLQRKLEQIPAIAMPALLLLKDGRSAVLLGWHGEDQARLLLSESDGGEVCVSRELLADDYSGKVFFAQPQHKFDVNHGPLIPRARSWFRDTLKRSRWLYADAIAASFLINIIAMAAPLFVMNVYDRVVPNQAESTLWVLAIGITGAYLFDLILKSLRSLCLDLAGKKTDLIISATLFERIVGMAMKYRPARVGSFAQNIHEFQSLRDFLASLTLTSLIDLPFTLLIFMVIAILGGHLVWIPVLAFPIALLIGYALQKPLVATMERTMALGAERQSSLIETLAGLDAVKVNNAESERQYQWEQTIGTLSRLELRVKMLSGLAMNITLLIQQLAGVIMIVFGVYQIIDGHLSMGGLIACYMLSGRALSPLASLSGLLTRYQQARVTMTSVDQMMELPQERNFDERPLSRKVLQGAIECRQLSFTYPDQQNPALKGINLIIKPGEKIGIIGRSGSGKSSLAKLLVGLYQPDDGALLVDGVDIRQIDVSELRHNIGYVPQDIQLLAGTLRDNLVSGARYVEDELVLQAAELAGVHEFARLHPQGYELQVGERGQNLSGGQRQNVALARALLLNPPILLLDEPTSAMDNTGEERLKQRLAAVVENKTVVLVTHRASLLSLVDRLLVIDRGQILADGPKAAVMEALKKGQISVA